In the Dictyostelium discoideum AX4 chromosome 6 chromosome, whole genome shotgun sequence genome, ATTGAAACAATTTGAATCCAATTTCGAAGAATTAGAAGCTATCAAAGAGATGTTTTCATCAGTACCTGAATTAAGTCAcagatttgaaaataaaatttggaaTATCGTTAGTAATTCAATCGATATCGCTCAAATCAAACCTGCAGTATTAGTAAAAGTTGCTCAAATTATTGAACGTGAAAAATTACatgaacaaaaacaaaaagaaaagaaatctcaaaattctttaatttcaagtGAAGGTATacatgatgatgatgatgatgatgatgatactgaggttaatttaaataattcaaataaacaacaaaataatgaaaatgaaaatagtagtagtaataataataataattatgatattaataatgaagatgaggGATATGATAGAAATCGTAGTAATTATGGTGATAGATTTTTAGAAGTTTTAATTCAATCGATTTCAGGTAAATTTGAAccaatgtttttaaattcacaTAATGATTTAGTTCAAACATTAAAAGATGTAAATAAAATGGTTGATGAGTTGTTTATAGTTATGGATATTGTCCAAGAGTGTTACCCACCTTCATAtgatttattcaatttttatgTTGATCAATATCATActaaattttattcattatttggtagtttttcaaatttaatggAATCATCACATgtgaataataattatcaagTGGTTGTAACAAAGAATATACCATCTGCACATATTTTAATGTTGGTTGAATGGGTTGTAAAGAATTATAGTAGAGATTTGTCACGTTTGGGTATTCAGGATatttcaccaccattattggATTCATTAGATCcgttaattaaaatttataaaatgcATATCAAACAATTGATGAGAGAATGGTGTGATAATAtcataaataatgataaccAAAATAAACCAGAGGTTGTGGATGGCCAATATTGCTCATTGGCACCCATTCAATTATTCGAGTCGGTCGCATCACAATTGGATATTGCTGCCGCTACAAAGTGCCAGAAATTGGTGGTGGGTGTGATGGAGGAGGTTGTGTCGGCTTTAATGTATTTCCAAGTCCAATCAATCACTTTATTACAAGAACGTAATCATGAGATTAAATTGGAGAATGTGATAGCctatgtaaataataacagtaaATGCTATGACCATACCCAAACGATCGTTGATAaagtttcaaatattttagatTCTGAACATATGGGTTATTTAGATTTCGATCCTGTACTAGAGggttttttaaatgtttcaaAAGTTGCAACTCAAGCAATCTCTTCTGTGATCTTTCGTGATCTTGATGAATGTATTCATAAATTTTATACAGTTGAATGGTATCAAGAGGATTTAATGCAACCAATCATTAATACATTTGAAGATTATGTTACAAATGATattcaaaaatatattttagaaaattatttaaaaagattagctttattattattagatacATTAATTGAacagtaagtttttttttttttttttttttttttaaaaaaaaataataaataataaatactaattagtgcattttaaaattaaaattttagattattagctcaattaattggtggtaaaaataaatttaatgaaaatacttataaaatattaagtAATGAttgtgataaattattagatttctttaaaaaatatcttagATTATCAGTTGTAACAGCAAAAGTTCAAATTTTGGAAGATTTTAAACAAATGATTACTTCTTCAATTGATATGGTACCAGTTTATTTCCGTTCTGTAATTAATTTCCATAAAGATATAAATGAAAGAGTGGTTGAATTAGTACTCTATCAAAGAACTGATATTAGTAAATCTGAAATCACTGAAGTTTTAGGccaaattaaaacaatcgTTGAAACTGTTCATACTGATCCCACCAATCCTCCAACTGGTATATTCTCTCGTATGAATATTTACCAACGTGGTTGGTTtagttaaaataaataaaataaaataaaataaataaatataataaaataaatataataaaataaataaaataagtaaataaataaataaataaataaataaataaataaataaataaataaataaataaataaataataacgttattattttttttatt is a window encoding:
- the exoc3 gene encoding exocyst complex subunit 3, yielding METVSLVPLEGLDDLSAQSAAIKKIEQNFSNIDSLASVTNHKISLIQQKKTIEAQIKNEVHSELEKSKKGLETLYKSYNRINRMDESFSDTVELCSETSNLIGHYQLIKKVNTVRVNLINILKEVDRLLTIPEKAAEIEQLLSDDLNLLEIHSKLRELERLHQKALKQFESNFEELEAIKEMFSSVPELSHRFENKIWNIVSNSIDIAQIKPAVLVKVAQIIEREKLHEQKQKEKKSQNSLISSEGIHDDDDDDDDTEVNLNNSNKQQNNENENSSSNNNNNYDINNEDEGYDRNRSNYGDRFLEVLIQSISGKFEPMFLNSHNDLVQTLKDVNKMVDELFIVMDIVQECYPPSYDLFNFYVDQYHTKFYSLFGSFSNLMESSHVNNNYQVVVTKNIPSAHILMLVEWVVKNYSRDLSRLGIQDISPPLLDSLDPLIKIYKMHIKQLMREWCDNIINNDNQNKPEVVDGQYCSLAPIQLFESVASQLDIAAATKCQKLVVGVMEEVVSALMYFQVQSITLLQERNHEIKLENVIAYVNNNSKCYDHTQTIVDKVSNILDSEHMGYLDFDPVLEGFLNVSKVATQAISSVIFRDLDECIHKFYTVEWYQEDLMQPIINTFEDYVTNDIQKYILENYLKRLALLLLDTLIEQLLAQLIGGKNKFNENTYKILSNDCDKLLDFFKKYLRLSVVTAKVQILEDFKQMITSSIDMVPVYFRSVINFHKDINERVVELVLYQRTDISKSEITEVLGQIKTIVETVHTDPTNPPTGIFSRMNIYQRGWFS